From bacterium, one genomic window encodes:
- a CDS encoding CoA transferase, with translation MRVIDASRILAGPFCGMLLGDLGADVVKVERPGAGDETRAWGPPFVEGPGGTRDATYYLSVNRNKRSLTLNLGADAGREVLRRLAQTADVFLENFRPGTQAALGADWDTLSRLNRRLIYCSVSGFGPVGPDRAKLGYDLLMQGATGLMSTTGEADGAPVRVGVAVIDLATGSTALAGILAALYSRERTGHGQRIDASLLAAGVTWMTYAAQSYFATGQQPAPSGSGHPNLVPYQAFRGSDGRWFLVAVGTDAQWRRLCRTLSLPQGTDERFATNAGRVVHRDELVTDLTRWFAAAPAAAWIDRLESAGVPAGPVRDLAEVFADAQVQALGLDAALPHPAYGSLRTIGTPFALSDTPGALRLPPPLLGQHTDEVLAELGYSRADVERLRAAEVV, from the coding sequence GTGCGGGTCATCGACGCATCCCGCATCCTGGCCGGGCCGTTCTGCGGCATGCTCCTCGGCGATCTGGGTGCGGACGTGGTCAAAGTCGAGCGTCCCGGGGCGGGGGACGAGACGCGCGCCTGGGGACCGCCGTTCGTCGAGGGCCCGGGCGGGACACGAGACGCGACCTACTACCTCTCGGTCAACCGCAACAAGCGGAGCCTCACCCTCAACCTCGGCGCCGATGCGGGGCGGGAGGTCCTCCGCCGTCTCGCACAGACCGCCGACGTCTTTCTCGAGAATTTCCGGCCCGGAACGCAGGCGGCCCTCGGCGCCGACTGGGACACGTTGTCGCGGCTCAACCGCCGTCTCATTTACTGCTCGGTGTCCGGATTCGGACCCGTGGGGCCCGATCGCGCGAAGCTTGGCTACGATCTGCTGATGCAGGGCGCCACGGGACTGATGTCCACGACGGGAGAGGCGGACGGTGCCCCCGTGAGGGTGGGGGTCGCCGTCATCGACCTGGCCACCGGGTCAACGGCTCTCGCCGGCATCCTGGCCGCGCTGTACTCGCGCGAGCGCACCGGGCACGGACAGCGAATCGACGCGTCGCTGCTGGCAGCGGGCGTGACCTGGATGACGTACGCGGCGCAAAGCTACTTCGCCACCGGCCAGCAGCCGGCCCCGTCGGGGTCGGGGCATCCCAACCTGGTGCCCTACCAGGCTTTTCGGGGATCCGACGGCCGCTGGTTTCTTGTCGCGGTGGGAACGGATGCGCAGTGGCGGCGGTTGTGCCGGACGCTCAGCCTGCCGCAGGGGACCGACGAGCGGTTCGCCACCAACGCGGGCCGGGTCGTGCACCGGGATGAACTCGTCACCGATCTCACGCGATGGTTCGCCGCGGCCCCGGCCGCCGCGTGGATCGATCGGCTGGAGTCCGCGGGAGTGCCCGCCGGCCCCGTGCGCGATCTGGCCGAGGTCTTCGCGGACGCCCAGGTGCAGGCGCTGGGCCTCGACGCCGCGCTGCCGCATCCGGCGTACGGATCGCTGCGCACCATCGGGACGCCGTTCGCGCTCTCGGACACGCCCGGGGCGCTCCGGCTCCCGCCGCCGCTCCTGGGCCAGCACACCGACGAGGTGCTCGCCGAACTCGGGTACAGCCGCGCCGATGTCGAGCGCTTGAGGGCGGCCGAGGTCGTCTAA
- a CDS encoding MerR family transcriptional regulator — translation MGNFYQIGEACQLTGLTPRTLHYYDEIGLLVPSERLAGGQRLYTAADLKRIEEIKELKRLLGLSLAEIKRLLDAEDARTRHLAAAERAADAAARRQELEQALAVTEAQWRSVQDKIAQLSTFGRKLERQVRALRRLVAAGIDRHGPVERAGAQT, via the coding sequence ATGGGCAACTTCTATCAAATTGGCGAAGCCTGTCAGCTCACCGGCCTTACCCCCCGCACACTTCATTATTATGACGAGATCGGGCTGCTCGTCCCCAGCGAGCGGCTGGCCGGCGGGCAACGGTTGTACACGGCGGCCGACCTCAAGCGCATCGAGGAAATCAAGGAACTCAAACGATTGCTGGGGTTGTCGCTCGCCGAGATCAAGCGGCTTCTCGACGCCGAGGACGCGCGCACACGCCACCTTGCCGCCGCCGAGCGGGCGGCCGACGCCGCGGCGCGCCGGCAGGAATTGGAGCAGGCGCTCGCCGTCACCGAAGCGCAGTGGCGGTCCGTGCAGGACAAAATCGCGCAGTTGAGCACGTTCGGGCGGAAACTCGAGCGGCAGGTCCGGGCTCTACGGCGCCTCGTCGCGGCGGGAATCGACCGTCACGGGCCCGTCGAGCGGGCGGGAGCGCAGACATGA
- a CDS encoding efflux RND transporter periplasmic adaptor subunit: protein MRTRVWIWGAVVAGAVIVAAIMASRGAPPASRGPAASPAAGRRPVPVVAVSHPRRVALPRTLQLTASITSLTQAVIFPKTLGYLQTVTVRPGDAVRAGQVLATVDHAQLDAQVAQAQATLSAAENAVETARAQVAAARAQRVNAEAGLTSARAAVVKANAQLADMRATYNRTADLARQGAIAQQNLDDARAAVDSAQATVDASRAQVAQAQAQVDAAREQEAAARSQVKTQQAQAATQAAALENTRLQLQYATIVAPFDGVVVSRQLDPGAYVTPGTSTSILTIADLNHLDVVLNAGEEVLPMLHKGDPVRIAVDAYPGRVFSGVVNRIAGGVDPTTRTVQVEVDIPNPGNLLRPGMYATTQLSAGARRALVVPLSALQSAGTQHYVWTVEHGTVSEQPVTVGEATGEVVEVTGGLAPGDTIVVRGADLLRQGQQVRTAPASAAGTP from the coding sequence ATGAGAACGAGAGTGTGGATCTGGGGCGCGGTGGTGGCCGGTGCCGTCATCGTCGCCGCCATCATGGCAAGCCGGGGGGCCCCGCCGGCGTCGCGCGGTCCCGCGGCGTCCCCGGCTGCGGGAAGACGCCCGGTGCCCGTCGTGGCCGTCAGTCATCCGCGGCGCGTGGCGCTGCCGCGGACGCTGCAGTTGACGGCCAGCATCACATCGCTGACGCAGGCTGTGATCTTTCCGAAGACCCTGGGGTACCTGCAGACCGTCACGGTGCGGCCCGGCGACGCCGTTCGCGCGGGGCAGGTCTTGGCGACGGTCGACCACGCGCAACTCGACGCGCAGGTGGCCCAGGCCCAGGCGACCTTGAGCGCGGCCGAGAACGCCGTCGAGACGGCGCGGGCGCAGGTCGCCGCGGCGCGGGCCCAGCGGGTGAACGCGGAAGCGGGTCTTACGAGCGCGCGCGCCGCCGTCGTCAAGGCAAACGCGCAGCTCGCCGACATGCGGGCCACGTACAATCGAACGGCCGACCTGGCCAGGCAGGGCGCGATCGCGCAGCAGAACCTCGACGACGCCCGGGCCGCGGTCGACTCCGCGCAAGCCACCGTGGACGCGTCGCGGGCGCAGGTCGCCCAGGCGCAGGCGCAGGTTGACGCCGCCCGAGAACAGGAAGCCGCCGCCCGTTCGCAGGTGAAGACGCAGCAGGCTCAGGCGGCGACGCAGGCGGCCGCGCTCGAGAACACACGTCTCCAGCTCCAATACGCGACCATCGTCGCGCCGTTCGACGGCGTCGTCGTCAGCCGCCAACTCGATCCAGGGGCCTACGTCACCCCGGGCACGTCGACGTCGATCCTGACCATCGCCGACCTGAACCACCTCGATGTCGTCTTGAACGCCGGGGAAGAGGTGCTGCCGATGCTTCATAAAGGCGACCCGGTCCGGATTGCCGTGGACGCCTATCCCGGGCGCGTCTTCAGCGGCGTCGTCAATCGCATCGCCGGCGGCGTCGACCCGACGACCCGGACGGTGCAGGTGGAGGTGGACATCCCCAATCCCGGCAACCTTCTGCGGCCGGGTATGTACGCCACCACGCAACTGTCGGCCGGCGCGCGGCGGGCCCTCGTCGTCCCGCTCTCCGCGCTGCAAAGCGCCGGCACGCAGCACTACGTCTGGACCGTCGAGCACGGCACCGTGAGCGAGCAGCCCGTCACCGTCGGGGAGGCAACCGGCGAAGTCGTGGAGGTCACCGGCGGGCTCGCGCCCGGCGACACGATCGTCGTCCGCGGCGCCGATCTTCTGCGCCAGGGACAGCAGGTTCGGACGGCCCCGGCCTCGGCGGCGGGGACGCCGTGA
- a CDS encoding PPOX class F420-dependent oxidoreductase, whose translation MPTPIPEPVQKFLEKPNFAVLATRSTRDRLQATPVWFLYEDGHIIINTSQGRVKLRNMRKNADVALAIVDCKNPYQYVQIHGKAVAFDTQNGARDIDRLSQRYHGRPYAYSSTDAPNKRVTIRIAPSRVNTMGF comes from the coding sequence TTGCCAACCCCCATACCCGAACCCGTGCAGAAATTTCTCGAGAAGCCGAATTTCGCGGTCCTGGCCACCCGCTCGACCCGCGACAGACTTCAGGCCACGCCGGTCTGGTTCTTGTACGAAGACGGACATATCATCATCAACACGTCGCAGGGGCGCGTCAAGCTGCGCAACATGCGGAAAAACGCGGACGTGGCCCTCGCCATCGTGGACTGTAAGAACCCGTATCAGTACGTGCAGATTCACGGCAAGGCGGTCGCCTTCGACACCCAAAACGGTGCGCGGGACATCGACCGGCTGTCGCAACGGTACCACGGCAGGCCGTACGCGTATTCGAGCACCGACGCCCCGAACAAGCGGGTGACGATCCGCATCGCACCGTCGCGGGTCAACACCATGGGCTTCTGA